Proteins from a genomic interval of Candidatus Rokuibacteriota bacterium:
- a CDS encoding PH domain-containing protein, translating to MLSVAMVATSGDPSLLILPLPFLLGLWVVQGLAPAGFTLAADGVRIERRWLSRLIPYRLIRAVDREPRSVGGFGAVGLNVLFGSQGPRWNRRTGWHYLAITNTTDLVYLHTAGGLVVLSPSRPDEFAVRLGRRLSKEAGT from the coding sequence GTGCTCTCGGTCGCGATGGTCGCCACCTCCGGCGATCCCAGCCTGCTCATTCTGCCGCTGCCTTTCCTGCTCGGTCTCTGGGTCGTGCAGGGGCTCGCTCCCGCAGGCTTCACGCTGGCGGCGGATGGCGTCAGGATCGAGCGCCGCTGGCTCTCGCGCCTCATTCCGTACCGACTCATCCGCGCAGTGGACCGCGAGCCCCGCTCGGTCGGCGGCTTCGGCGCCGTCGGGCTCAACGTTCTCTTCGGCTCCCAGGGGCCCCGGTGGAACCGGCGGACGGGCTGGCACTATCTCGCCATCACCAACACCACCGATCTCGTCTATCTCCACACCGCGGGAGGCCTCGTGGTACTCTCGCCGAGCCGTCCCGATGAGTTCGCCGTCCGTCTCGGCCGGCGGCTTTCCAAGGAGGCCGGAACGTGA
- a CDS encoding LLM class flavin-dependent oxidoreductase: MTSRIELAVSIPQTFPGRAVDPGFIRKYLARAEALGFHSAWVVEQIVGAIPSLEPIELLTYAAAVTTRMRLGSAVLLTAMRDPVHTAKSLTTLDHLSGGRLMVGVGLGGQPALYPAYGLNAERRAARFAEGIEVMKRLWTEPRVTFDGQFFRLNNLPQEPKPVQKPHPPLWFGAHHPNALKRAVELGDGFMGAGSLSTAKFGDEVKLLRGLLSEAKREPAAFPIAKRVYIAVDRDKARAGKRLTEWFGGFYGRPQMAEEVSIWGTPGECVDGLAQVAAAGAGMLMLNPVFDEMEHLEIFASEIAPKL; encoded by the coding sequence GTGACGAGCCGCATCGAGCTGGCCGTGTCCATCCCTCAGACCTTCCCCGGCCGTGCTGTGGATCCGGGCTTCATTCGAAAGTATCTGGCGCGGGCCGAGGCGCTCGGCTTCCACAGCGCCTGGGTGGTCGAGCAGATCGTCGGCGCGATACCGAGCCTCGAGCCGATCGAGCTGCTGACCTACGCCGCGGCCGTCACCACGCGGATGAGGCTCGGCTCGGCCGTGCTGCTGACGGCGATGCGCGATCCTGTGCACACGGCCAAGAGCCTCACCACCCTCGATCACCTGAGCGGAGGCCGGCTCATGGTCGGCGTGGGGCTGGGCGGCCAGCCCGCACTCTATCCGGCCTACGGCCTCAATGCCGAGCGCCGCGCCGCGCGCTTCGCCGAGGGCATCGAGGTGATGAAGCGCCTCTGGACCGAGCCGCGCGTCACCTTCGACGGGCAGTTCTTCAGGCTCAACAACCTGCCCCAGGAGCCCAAGCCCGTGCAGAAGCCGCACCCGCCCCTGTGGTTCGGCGCCCACCATCCCAATGCGCTCAAGCGCGCAGTCGAGCTGGGCGACGGCTTCATGGGCGCGGGCTCGCTCTCGACGGCCAAATTCGGGGACGAGGTCAAGCTCCTGCGCGGGCTCCTGTCCGAGGCCAAGCGGGAGCCAGCGGCATTCCCGATCGCCAAGCGTGTCTACATCGCGGTGGACCGCGACAAGGCGCGGGCGGGGAAGCGGCTCACCGAGTGGTTCGGGGGCTTCTACGGGCGGCCGCAGATGGCTGAAGAGGTCTCGATCTGGGGGACGCCCGGGGAGTGCGTGGACGGGCTCGCTCAGGTGGCGGCCGCCGGCGCGGGCATGCTCATGCTCAATCCCGTCTTCGACGAGATGGAGCACCTCGAGATCTTCGCCTCCGAGATCGCCCCGAAGCTCTAG
- a CDS encoding response regulator transcription factor has translation MRILVVEDDRKVASFIRKGLEEEGHAVEVAGDGVAAIERATDGAPWDLVVLDVMLPKGDGFGVLKALRQEGLRMPVLMLTARDAVSDRVTGLDLGADDYLSKPFAFEEFLARVRALLRRGGGGPAPVLRLADLTLDPSSREVRRGGRKVDLTAREHTLLEYFLRNPGRVLTRPMLAQHVWGLDFDPESNVVDVYVGYLRRRIEGPGERRLLHTVRGVGYVLKDEP, from the coding sequence ATGCGCATCCTGGTGGTCGAGGACGACAGAAAGGTCGCGAGCTTCATCCGGAAGGGCCTCGAGGAGGAAGGGCACGCGGTCGAGGTCGCCGGCGACGGCGTCGCCGCGATCGAGCGCGCCACCGACGGCGCGCCCTGGGACCTCGTGGTCCTCGACGTCATGCTGCCCAAGGGCGACGGCTTCGGCGTGCTGAAGGCGCTCCGCCAGGAGGGCCTCCGGATGCCGGTGCTGATGCTCACGGCCCGCGACGCCGTCAGCGACAGGGTCACGGGCCTCGATCTCGGCGCCGACGACTACCTGAGCAAGCCCTTCGCCTTCGAGGAATTCCTGGCGCGGGTGCGCGCGCTCCTGCGCCGGGGCGGCGGCGGGCCCGCGCCCGTGCTTCGGCTGGCCGACCTCACTCTCGACCCCTCGTCGCGAGAGGTGCGCCGCGGCGGCAGAAAGGTCGACCTGACGGCCCGCGAGCACACGCTGCTCGAATACTTCCTGCGCAACCCCGGCCGCGTGCTGACCCGGCCCATGCTGGCCCAGCACGTCTGGGGCCTCGACTTCGACCCCGAGAGCAACGTGGTCGACGTCTACGTCGGCTACCTCCGCCGGCGGATCGAGGGGCCGGGCGAGCGCCGGCTCCTGCACACCGTGCGGGGCGTCGGGTACGTGCTCAAGGACGAGCCGTGA
- a CDS encoding ATP-binding protein, with translation MRPLSIRARLTIWYAAALLAILAVVSALSYSVLRWSLLQQVDASLATVAQIVRETDERGAGGSEVERAIRELLGPGFSDQFFQFLDPEGRSRFRSGPPPAAALPLSPEARDNAARGQRTFETLEDPRGGPVRLLTVPVLRSGRSVEIIQVSAPLARTREALARYLTTLLALVPVAVGLGAAGGAVLAGRALRPVREMSSAARQITAEDLHRRLARRGADDEIDHLADTLNTMLAGLEAAFAQAKRFSADAAHELRTPLTALKGEMEVALRAARSPEEYRRVLHSGLEEVEHLICLVEDLLLFSRSAAALGPPPARVELEPLVLEALEAGARRAQGTGVTVRADALEPAAVLGDAGALRRALGNLVDNAVKYTPAGGKVELSLLAGEGQARIVVRDTGIGIDPVDAARIFDPFVRLDAARSRDAGGAGLGLALVRAIVDAHGGVIAVDSAPGAGSRFTISLPLAPSA, from the coding sequence GTGAGGCCGCTGTCGATCCGCGCGCGGCTCACCATCTGGTACGCGGCAGCGCTGCTTGCCATCCTCGCCGTGGTGAGCGCGCTGTCCTACTCCGTCCTCCGCTGGAGCTTGCTCCAGCAGGTGGACGCGTCACTCGCGACCGTGGCGCAGATCGTCCGCGAGACCGACGAGCGCGGCGCCGGCGGCTCGGAGGTCGAGCGGGCGATCCGCGAGCTGCTCGGCCCGGGATTCTCCGACCAGTTCTTCCAGTTCCTCGACCCCGAGGGGCGCTCGCGCTTCCGCTCGGGGCCGCCGCCCGCCGCCGCCCTGCCGCTGTCGCCCGAAGCGCGCGACAACGCCGCGCGCGGGCAGCGCACCTTCGAGACGCTCGAGGATCCGCGGGGCGGGCCGGTCCGGCTCCTGACCGTGCCGGTGCTCCGCTCCGGCCGGTCCGTGGAGATCATCCAGGTCTCGGCGCCTCTCGCGCGCACGCGCGAGGCGCTCGCGCGTTACCTGACGACGCTCCTGGCGCTGGTGCCGGTGGCGGTTGGCCTCGGGGCGGCGGGCGGCGCCGTCCTCGCCGGCCGTGCGCTCCGGCCCGTGCGGGAGATGTCGAGCGCGGCGCGCCAGATCACGGCCGAGGATCTGCACCGGCGGCTTGCCCGGCGGGGCGCCGACGACGAGATCGACCACCTGGCCGACACGCTCAACACGATGCTGGCCGGGCTCGAGGCGGCTTTCGCCCAGGCCAAGCGCTTTTCGGCGGACGCCGCCCACGAGCTGCGCACGCCGCTGACGGCGCTCAAGGGCGAGATGGAGGTGGCGCTTCGCGCCGCGCGCTCGCCCGAGGAGTACCGCCGGGTGCTCCACTCGGGCCTCGAAGAGGTCGAGCACCTGATCTGCCTCGTCGAGGACCTCCTGCTCTTCTCGCGCTCCGCTGCGGCGCTCGGGCCGCCGCCGGCGCGGGTCGAGCTGGAGCCCCTCGTCCTGGAGGCGCTCGAGGCCGGCGCGCGCCGCGCCCAAGGCACGGGCGTCACGGTCCGCGCCGATGCGCTCGAGCCGGCGGCGGTGCTGGGCGACGCGGGGGCGCTCCGCCGCGCGCTGGGTAACCTCGTGGACAATGCCGTCAAGTACACGCCCGCGGGCGGCAAGGTCGAGCTCTCCCTGCTGGCGGGGGAGGGGCAGGCGCGCATCGTGGTCCGCGACACCGGCATCGGCATCGATCCCGTCGACGCCGCGCGCATCTTCGACCCCTTCGTGCGGCTCGACGCGGCCAGGAGCCGCGACGCGGGCGGTGCGGGGCTGGGGCTCGCCCTGGTGCGGGCCATCGTGGATGCTCACGGCGGCGTCATCGCCGTGGACAGCGCCCCGGGCGCCGGCAGCCGCTTCACGATCAGCCTGCCGCTCGCCCCGTCCGCCTGA